The sequence below is a genomic window from Variovorax paradoxus B4.
CATGGTCCTGCGGCTCACCAGTGCCAAACGCCTGCGAGCCAAACTGCAGGTGGTCAAGCTCGAACTCAGAAGGCGCATGCACCAACCCATCCCGGAGCAGGGCCAGTACCTGCGGGCGGTGGTGGCCGGGCATGCGCGCTACTTCGGCGTGCCGTGCAACGGCGCGCGGCTGAGGACATTCCGCTTCCAGGTCGCCGGGCTGTGGCATCGCACGCTGTGCCGCCGCAGTCAGAGCCATGGCCTGACGTGGCGTCGAATGTATCGATTGATGGCGCATTGGCTGCCTGTTGCGAACATCTGCCACCCGTACCCGAACCAGCGTCTGATCGTCATGACCCAAGGCAGGAGCCGTATGCGGTAGCTCCGCACGTACGGATCTGTGGAGGGGGTGCTGGGTGACTGGCATTCCTACTCCTACTTAGTTATGTATGAGCTCAGTAGCGTCCGGACAGGAGCGCACCCGCATGCGGGGTGCGGCGCTCCAGACCCAGCGCCTTGAGCAACGACCAGGTCGTGCATGCGGCGCTGGACACGACCGGCAGGCCGCTGGCCTGCTCGATCAGCGGAATGGAGGCCAGCGACGGCATCTGCACGCAAGCCGAGGCGACGATCGCATCGGCGCCCTGGACGTTCAACTTCTTCCAGAGCTCGGCCGGCGCCGCGGGATCGCGCGCGCCCACCGCCAGGTTGTCGGGAATCTCCAGCGACACACTGTCGATCACCTCAATGCCTTCGTTCTCGAGATAGCCGATGACCATGCGAGTAAGCGGCTTCATGTAGGGCGCGATGATGGACACGCGCTTGGCGCCCATCGCTTGCAGACCTTCGACGAGCGCACCCGCGCTGGTGATCACCGGCGTTGGTGCATCGTTGTCTGCCGTGACCTGGTGCAGTCGCTGCTGAGATTCGCGGTGGTAGCCATGGCCCATGCTCATGATGGCCACCAGGCAGGCATAGCCCATGACGTCCACGCGCGCGTCCGAGAGTTCGATGGCGCAGCGATCGGAGTCGCGGTCCATCGCGGCCAGTTGTTCGCGGGTCACTTCTTGCATTCGCATCCGGCTGGAATGGAAGCTGAAGCGTTCGGGCAGCACCGCCTCGCGTGCACGCAGCATCGCGGGGATCTCAGTCTCCATCGTGGTGTTGGAGCTTGGCACGATGAGGCCGATTCGATGGGGTCGAGAAGTATTCATCTGGGAATGTGTCATTGCCTTGGGAGGAGCAATGTTGAGCTTGGCAATCCATACAGGCAAATACATAATTTGGATAGATTGATACCAGATCCAGATAGATGGTTGCCATGGAACTCCGTCAGCTGCGCTACTTCACCGTGCTTGCCTCCGAGCTAAATTTCACGCGCGCAGCGGCGAAGCTGCACGTGTCGCAGCCACCGCTGAGCTTTCAGATCGGCAACCTCGAAACTGAATTGGGCGCACGCCTGTTTCACCGCACCAGTCGCAGCGTAGAGCTGAGCGAAGCGGGCAAGGCATTCTTGCCGCACGCGCGCGCCGTACTGGCGCGGCTGGAAGAAGCGAGCAGCCATGTCCGCTCGGTGGCCAGCGGGCTGGAGGGACGCGTACATCTAGGCCTCTCCGGCTCGCATTTCCTGGGGCCGCTGCCAGCTTTTATTCGAATATTTGGCGAAGCGCGACCTGGCGTGGAGGTGGTGTTGCACGAACTGCGCCCGATCGACAGCCTGCTGGCCTTGCGCGAAGGCCGCGTGGACATCAGCGTCTCGCGCAGCGTGTCGACCGACGATCAGCTCTCCAGCCATCTGCTGTGGCGCGACCCGGTGGTGGCAGCCTTGCCGCGCGGCCATCGACTGGCGGTACGCAAAACGTTGCGGCTGGCAGAACTCAAAGACGACGATTTCGTCTTCCTGCGGTTGGATTCGTCCGCATTTGCGCAGCGTCTGTTCGGCGCCTGCGTGGAATCAGGTTTCACGCCACGCATCGTGCAGCAGGTGGTAGAGGTGCCTGCGGTCGTGAACCTGGTCGCCGCAGGACTAGGTGTTGCCCTTGTACCGGTGTCCATGGCGCGCTTGCGCGCAGATGCTGTGGCAATCTGCAAATTGGGCGCTGGCACGCCGTCCGGCGACGTTCACGCCTTGATGCGTGCTGCCGAGCAGCAGCCCGCGGTGCGGGAATTTGCGCAGGCACTTCTAGCGTGGGCGGCAAGCTACGTGGCTCCCGAGCGCCGATCGAGATAAATCCACTGGGCAATGATCAGAGACTCACTCTTGCGATCTTTTTCGTTGTCAACCTTGTGCATCAATGGCGTCGCGGACGCGGGGCGAATCCAGTTCCATCGTCGACGACGATTGCGGAGTCGGCGTCGCAGTTCATCGCGCTGTCGTTGCCCCGCTATGGGTCACTTGGGGCAAGCGCTCGTCCAGTAGATGCGTGAGTTGAGACCGTTTTTTTTTGATCGTGATGAATCTGAAGATGGCCCTCTCGCCCGCCGGGCACGGATACTCGTCGTACTTCACGATATAGATGAAGTCGCTCTTGTCGAAGCGTCCCTCGGCCTTCGCGGCGAGGTTATCGGCTTTGGAACGTAGGGCGCGATGCTCGCGTCTTCGCAAGCCTTGAACTCTGTGTCATTGAAGTACCCGCGATCGGTCGGCGCTTGCAGCTTGGTCTTTCCCATTGCTTCGCGTGCATCCAGCGCCATCTTGCACAGTTGCGAGCGGTCGCTGCCGACGTTCGTGACCGCAGCCGCCCGCCTACGACTGCTCAAGAGCGGCGGATTCAACCGGTCGCTGCAACACACTAACCACCGCGTAGGCGGAACGAGTGTTACAGATGAAGAGGCGGCCACGGATCTACTATTCGGACAGCCAGAAGGCGCTGATGTGGGAGCGCTGGAAGCAAGGCTGGACGCTGCATGAGATCGGCAAGCTCTTCGATCGACCCCACACGTCGATCCACCGAATACTTGCAGAGACAGGCGGGATTCCGACCAGCGCAGCGATCGCGCGCATCGACTGTGCTGACGCTGGCCGAACGCGAGTAGATCTCGAGAGCGATTGCGGCAGGCGAATCGATTCGATCAACTGCAGCTCGGCTCGGTCGAGCGGCATCGACGATCAGTCGAGAGATCAAGCGCAATGGAGGCGGTGAAGGCTACCGTGCAAACCAGGCCGATGCATGCGAGTCATCGATTTCTTTGACCGCGGCGTGCAGCTGGATCCGGAGCGGGTGTTCGTGAAGGACTCCGCCGCGCAGTACACCTACGGCGAAGCGGCACAATTGAGTCATCAGGCGGCTGACGCGATGCGTCGAGCGGGTATCCCGGATGGCGCGCACGTCGCCATCTACGCGCCCAATAGCGCACTGACGCTGATCGCCATGCTGGGCGTGCTCCGTGGCGGTCATGTGTGGGTGCCGATCAATGCGCGCAATGCGCGTTTGGAAAACGTCGCTGTCATTCGCATCCAATAAGCCAGGATGCGTAGATCGAGGCGACTTGGAAGTGACGCCAGGGACGCCGCTGCCGTTGCTTTCAACACCGCCTGTTCCTCCGTACTTCAGTATCGCCATCAAGCGGCACAATGCACCCATGCCAAATATTGCCTCGATCCTTAAAACCGAAATCTCTCGCGTTGCTCGCAAAGAAGTGCGCGCTGAGATCGAAACGCTCAAGAAGGCATCGGTCGCGCATCGCGCGTCAATTGCCGAGCTACGCCGCCAAGTGAA
It includes:
- a CDS encoding aspartate/glutamate racemase family protein, with product MNTSRPHRIGLIVPSSNTTMETEIPAMLRAREAVLPERFSFHSSRMRMQEVTREQLAAMDRDSDRCAIELSDARVDVMGYACLVAIMSMGHGYHRESQQRLHQVTADNDAPTPVITSAGALVEGLQAMGAKRVSIIAPYMKPLTRMVIGYLENEGIEVIDSVSLEIPDNLAVGARDPAAPAELWKKLNVQGADAIVASACVQMPSLASIPLIEQASGLPVVSSAACTTWSLLKALGLERRTPHAGALLSGRY
- a CDS encoding LysR substrate-binding domain-containing protein; protein product: MELRQLRYFTVLASELNFTRAAAKLHVSQPPLSFQIGNLETELGARLFHRTSRSVELSEAGKAFLPHARAVLARLEEASSHVRSVASGLEGRVHLGLSGSHFLGPLPAFIRIFGEARPGVEVVLHELRPIDSLLALREGRVDISVSRSVSTDDQLSSHLLWRDPVVAALPRGHRLAVRKTLRLAELKDDDFVFLRLDSSAFAQRLFGACVESGFTPRIVQQVVEVPAVVNLVAAGLGVALVPVSMARLRADAVAICKLGAGTPSGDVHALMRAAEQQPAVREFAQALLAWAASYVAPERRSR
- a CDS encoding AMP-binding protein; translated protein: MRVIDFFDRGVQLDPERVFVKDSAAQYTYGEAAQLSHQAADAMRRAGIPDGAHVAIYAPNSALTLIAMLGVLRGGHVWVPINARNARLENVAVIRIQ